In Nocardia sp. NBC_00403, the DNA window GCACGACCGCGCTGATCCAGACCATCGGCCGTGCTGCGCGCAATGTGTCGGGCGAGGTGCACATGTACGCCGACAAGATCACCGACTCGATGCAGTTCGCCATCAGCGAGACCGAGCGGCGCCGGGCCAAACAGGTTGCCTACAACGAAGAAATGGGCATCGACCCACAGCCGCTGCGCAAGAAGATTGCCGACATCCTGGATCAGGTGTACCAGGAGGCCGACGACAGCGAGGTCGCCGTCGGCGGTTCCGGTCGTAACGCCAGTCGTGGCCGCAGGGCTCAGGGTGAGCCGGGTCGCGCGGTGAGCGCGGGCATCTACGAGGGCCGCGACGTCAAATCGATGCCGCGTGCCGAGCTCGCGGACCTGGTGAAGGAACTCACCGCGCAGATGATGAGTGCGGCACGGGATCTGCAGTTCGAGCTGGCCGGGCGACTACGCGACGAAATCGCCGATCTCAAGAAGGAACTGCGCGGCATGGACGCCGCCGGGTTGAGTTGAGGCTGGGCCCGGCGGTGTCCGGCAGCTCGGCCGCGGCGGGCTCAGGACTGCGTCGCCATCCATTCGTTGACGCGGCGCTCGGCTTCCTCGCGGGAGACGTTTTCGACCTTGGTGATCACTGCCCACCGGTGACCGAACGGATCGATCACGACACCGAACCGGTCGCCGGTGACGAAGGTCTGCGGCTGTTCGGCACTGCGGGCGCCGTGCGCGATGGCGCGTTCGATGACTGCGTCGACGTCCGGGCAGTAGTGCACGATCGAGGTGTGCACCCAGTCGCCGTTCGGGGCGAACACGTTGTTGTCGGGGATGGGCATGCCCACTTGCAGGGTCGAGTCGCCGATCTTCAGTTCGGCGTGCGCGGGCTGGCCGTCGGGCAGGTCACTGCGGCCGACCACTTCTGCGCCGAAGACCGCTGTGTAGAAGTCGATTGCTTTATTGCCGTCGGACACCGCGAGAAAGCAGGTGATCGAGTGGTAGCCGTCGGCGATGGGGTTCACTGTTTCGCTCATGCCGACAACCCTCGTCGATCGCGCGACCAGGGTCTTGTAAGAAAGCGACACCATGCCCGTGGGTACTGACCAGGTGGTGGCAGGACCGGAACCGGCCGGTGCTCCTGCCCTCGACGACGTGAAGGGGATCCTGCACCCGGACGAGCAGGCCAGGCATCGATCGCTGGCCCGGCTACCCGCCGGACCCGAGATCGGCCGGTTCGTCGAGTGGTATTGGTCGGTCCGCTGGGATCTGCGTGGCCGTCCGCCGTACTACGCCGAGGTGCTGTCGTATCCGTGCGTGAATGTCACCTTCGAGCAGACCGCAACTCGCACCGGCGGTTTCGTCAACGGCGTCTCCACGACCAGATACATCCGTGAGCTCAGCGAGATGGGGGAGACGTTCGGGGTTCGCTTCCGTGCGGGCGGCTTCGGTGCTTTCACGGGCCTGAACGTCGGCTCGTTCCGTGACGCGGCCGTGCCGCTGGCCCGGGTGCTGCCGGAGGCCGATGGGCTGACCGAGCGCGTGCTCGCGGTGTCGTCGGATCTCCAGCGCCGTACCATCATCGAGGATTTCTTCGCCGGCCGCGAGACCGACGACGACCCGACCTATCGACTGGTGCTGCGCATCGTCGAGGCGATGGAGCACGACCCGGAATTGACCAGGGTCGATCAGGTCACCGAGCGGTTCGACGTGCCGATCCGCACCCTGCAGCGGATGTTTCGCAGATACATCGGGGCCGGACCGAAATGGGTGCTGCGCCGCTATCGCCTACAGGACGGCGCCGATCTACTTGCGCGCGGCCACATCGAAGACCTGGCCGCGCTCGCCGCGGAGCTCGGCTACTTCGATCAGGCGCATTTCTCTCGTGAGTTCGCCGCTGAGGTCGGAATGGCTCCGCTGGAATATGCCAAGAATTCGATACGCTCGCGCAACGAGGTCACTTCGAAAGTTCTTCCTACCGAGAAATAGCCG includes these proteins:
- a CDS encoding VOC family protein codes for the protein MSETVNPIADGYHSITCFLAVSDGNKAIDFYTAVFGAEVVGRSDLPDGQPAHAELKIGDSTLQVGMPIPDNNVFAPNGDWVHTSIVHYCPDVDAVIERAIAHGARSAEQPQTFVTGDRFGVVIDPFGHRWAVITKVENVSREEAERRVNEWMATQS
- a CDS encoding AraC family transcriptional regulator encodes the protein MPVGTDQVVAGPEPAGAPALDDVKGILHPDEQARHRSLARLPAGPEIGRFVEWYWSVRWDLRGRPPYYAEVLSYPCVNVTFEQTATRTGGFVNGVSTTRYIRELSEMGETFGVRFRAGGFGAFTGLNVGSFRDAAVPLARVLPEADGLTERVLAVSSDLQRRTIIEDFFAGRETDDDPTYRLVLRIVEAMEHDPELTRVDQVTERFDVPIRTLQRMFRRYIGAGPKWVLRRYRLQDGADLLARGHIEDLAALAAELGYFDQAHFSREFAAEVGMAPLEYAKNSIRSRNEVTSKVLPTEK